Sequence from the Parvicella tangerina genome:
CACAGCTTGACAAAACAAACAGAAATAAAATAAATCTAAATACACTTTTCATATTATTTAATAATCTTAAGGTCAAAAATACCTTCTAGCTCTAAAGAACCCCAGCTCCCGCGCGAATCGTTCGCGTGGGTAATTGTCAGAATACCGCATGATACCTTCGTGCGGTAGCGGAGGGGTACTCCGTTTTGATTGTATACCCGCCAGTTTCTGCTCATTGAACTTCTAAGATACTGTTTTATGTCAAGCTAGCGCTTGATGCAAGTTGAAAACTTGCCTTACTAAAACCCACAAGTTACGCTCCGCTAAACTTGCGGGAACGGGGGGGCAATACATAACGAAAACGACTACTTACGATATTATCCAAGTAAATGAGTCACAAAATTCTGGACACAAAAAAGCCCAGAAAAATATCTGGGCAAACACTTAATTTTATTGGCTTTTGGACTATGCTGACATCAATAAAAAGTGAGCATCAATATCCAATTTTGAATGTAGTTTTCTTGCTAAGTCAATGCTTAATTTTCTACGACCAGAAAGCAATCCAGAAATTGAAGCTTCGCTAATATCAAGAATGGCAGCCAGTTGTTTTTGTCTCCACCCTTTTTCATACATTTTGTAACGTAGCATTTCAGCTAATGACTTCGGTGCTTTCATTGGCATCAACGGAATATCATCCTCAAATTGTTCTGCCATAGCAGACCATTGAGCTAAGTTTGTTCTATCGTCTTTAGATAGTTTTTCAAACCCACCCAACTTAGTAGCTTTTTGTAATAGCTTCTCAATTTGCTTCATTACTTTGTCGTAATCAGCTCTCGATGTTATTTGTTCTACTTTCATAATTCTATCGTTTATCAAACCGTTGCACAATCAATTCTATCATACTCACTATGTGTGCCTATAAACCGAATGTATATGGTTCTAATGTCAAAAAATATCATGGTAACCAACCTGTAATCATTCCCTTTAATGTTAAACACATATCGGTCATTGCCTACTGCATCCACCGAATTAAATGTCTTTTTCATTTCTGGGCGGTTCTTCCAATCTGCTTTTTTAGTTAGTTCATACCATCTATTTAATGGTTCAATAGCATCTGCATGTTTAATGCCAAATTCAACTAAAATAGCCTTTGAAATAATTACCATACCATTAATTATATTACAAATATATAAATTTTCTTTCACATCTGAAATTTAACCAAATATTCCAGCATGTAATTCATTAACTACATTTCTATGTTCACTACTCCCCCCATTAATATGTTTTTCAGTAGAACTTGGGTACTTGTGTACTGCGATTATTTGAACTCTGGAATATTTTAGTTACGGAAATAAGCAACGAATTCGACAAAGACAATCCTTAGAGGCTTACCTGCAAAAAGGGGGGGAGTAAAGTTACTCCACCCCCTCTATCTTTAACTTTCCTTGCATGCCCGCATAGTCTCTGGCACTACTGTATAGATAGTCTTCTGCTTTTTCTACATAGCCATCCTCTACTGGGTTGTTATGGATGTAGTTCATTTTGATGTCTATGGTTTCGGCTTTGTAGAGTTCTATGGGTTTGTTGTCTTGCCGCCAAAACTGATAGGTGGTATTATTGCTATTATGTTCTCCTGATTTTTTGAAGATGCTTAACATCCACTCTTTTCTGCTTTCTTGTGGATTCTCTTGAATGGCTTTTATTACTTGTTTGCTGGTATGCCGCTTGAAGTCTCTGAGTATGTTGGATAGCTCAAAACCTTCTTTTGCTTTACCGATAAAATGAACGTGGTTACTCATGATGCACCAACTATACAGCTCTAGCCCCTTATGCTCCTGGCAGTACTTAAAACTGTCTATTAATATCTCTTTGTAACTGGCTCTGGTAAATACATCTATCCAACCTACCACAGCAAAGCTCACAAAGTGTAACCCGTTTTGATTATATACCCGCCAGTTTCTGCTCATGGACTTCTAAGATACTGTTTTATGTCAAGCTAACGCTTGATGCAAGTTGAAAACTTGCCTTACTTATGCCCACAAGTTACGCTAGCGCTAAACTTGCGGGAACTCGGGGGAACACTTTGGTTGCGGAATGCTTGGAGGCTAACTTACCAGTCACTACCATCTCTCAGTTTATCTATCGGTTTGATAAAGTATATATTGATAGTATCAATTTTCTGAAATGTATTGACTATATCCTCAAACATATCACAATTAATTGGGTACAAAAAAGAATACGAACTAGTACTGGCTTTCTTAAACTCTTTCAAACTTAATAGGCTATCAACTTCAAAAAAGTCTCCGTTGAAGAAGTACTCCACTTCATATACCTCTTGTATCAAATTGTCGAAGTAGTCTGGTGCACATCCTACTCCATGAGCCAAGGTCTCCAAGTATTTTAGTCTTATAATTACATTTTGAAATTCAAAAATTGAATCACATTGAAAACTTTCTACTTTCACCCCATCTAAGTATCCTGATAATTCACATAGGTCTGGATTAGTTGGTTTCTTTTCTTTATTTGAATTGTTTCTAGCTTCTACTTTTTTCTTATCCCCTTGACCACATTGAAGCAAGAAACCAAGTAATAATAATACTATTGAAAATAATACCCTATTCTTTATTGTAATCTCCCTCATAGTTTTCGTTCAGTTTAATGTTTTTCAATGTTCCTTGCCCTGCAATATGATTACCTCCCATTTCTTTCATTTTAGATAATTGCCCGGACCAGTCAAAATCGACTCCTATAGCCTTAACCCTTTCAACATGTTCTTCATACTTTATTGTCTGTGGTCCTTTGCCTAACTCCTCTTCAAACTTCTTTTCATAAAGCTGATCATTCTTCAAATAAAACATCCATCCCGCAGCATCTCTTAGCATTTTTTCTTGATGCCCAATGTCTGATTTCGCAAATGATTCGTCCTCCATTGCTCTAATTACACCGTTCAGCTCTCTAATATAGTTATTGTTAGTTCCTAAGTGATAATCACTCATGTGAGTTACTTCTTTGGTTAGAATATTGACTATAGTAAAATAGTTTGACGAGCCACCGCCAATTTCAATTTGCATTGGTTTGCTGGGACCGAAACAATAACAAGAACCTCCCTCTGTTATAATATCTATTTTGTTGTTTTCCATGAGAAATCTACTATATCCCATTTCCTCAAAGATTTCTGTTGCAACATTTTGTTTTTCAGCTAGATTTCCTAAGCTAAACCGAACTGAACGATCCAAAACATCTCGTTTCATAAATATTTCTTTTCTGGCGTCCCCATTAAAATAAGCTCTTGCTTTTTTCTCAACACCATCACTTCTTATTATTCTTACCTGAGGGTTATCTCCATATTGACCAATCAATGACCCATTAGCAGCATAGTATCTTTCAAGTCCTTCTAATTCAACAAATGCAACGACACTATTCTCACTAAATGCATATGGACTATTCCATGGATATTCAGAAACAAGAGGGTCCACCGCAAAGAACCTTCCCAAACGAGGGTCGTGCATTCTGTACTTGTAATTGATGCTGTTACCCGCTCCCTTCTCCTCATCATCTCTCTCCATACCGTTGAATCCGTATCTATACACATCATCACTAATACACCTATATTTTAACGCTTCATTGATCATATAAATATAACAAAAAAGTCCTGACGCTCTTATGAGGTCAGGACTTCTATATCTCTTGTCTGGAGTTTACTTATCCTCCAAAATCATCAAATCTTACGTTCTCTGGTGGAACTCCCCACTCATCACACATCTTCACAACTGCATCGTTCATCATTGGTGGTCCACAGAAATAGAATTCGATATCCTCTGGAGCTTCATGCTTCGTAAGGTATTGATCAATCACCGCCTGGTGAACGAAACCTACAAAACCATCACCTTCTTCATCATGGATATCTTTCTTCTCTACCCAGTTATCTTCTGGCAATGCATCAGACAATACCAAATAGAACTTAAAGTTTGGAAACTCTTTCTCCAAATCTCTAAAGTAGTGGATATAGAACAACTCTGCTCTTGAACGACCTCCGTACCAGTACGTAACTTTACGGTCTGTTTTCAACGTCTTGAACAACTCATAAAGGTGAGATCTCATTGGCGCCATTCCAGCACCACCACCGATATATAACATCTCTGCATCCGAGTGGTTAATAAAGAACTCTCCATAAGGTCCGGAGATGGTAGCCTTATCTCCTACCTTCAAGTTAAAGATGTAAGAAGATGCAATACCTGGATTTACTTTCATCCATGTGTTATTAGCTCTATCCCATGGTGGAGTAGCCACCCTTACGTTCAACATAATTCTTCTTCCCTCAGCAGGGTAAGAAGCCATAGAATAAGCTCGAACTACTTCTTCCGTGTTTTTCATCACCAATGGCCATAAACCGAACTTATCCCAATCTTTTTTGAATTTATCTGGTTCACCTGGGTGATCTTGTGGATGTGCAGTGATATCCATTTCTTCATACTTCACCTCACATGGTGGTATTTTGATCTGGATGTAACCACCAGCCTTGTAATCCATATCCTCAGGGATCTCAACAATAAATTCCTTAATGAAAGTCGCTACGTTATAGTTAGAAACTACTTCAGCTTCCCATTCCTTAATTCCAAGAACTTCCTCTTCTACTTCGATCTCCATGTCTTCCTTCACCTTCACCTGACACCCTAAACGCATCCCTGAAGCGATCTCTTTTCTGGAGAAATGAGGTTCTTCTGTTGGAAGAATACTTCCACCACCTTTAAGCACGTGACAGGTACACTGGATACATGTACCACCACCTCCACACGCTGATGGCAGATAAATTCCTGCATTACCTAATGTAGACAGAAGCGTTCCTCCTCCATCTACTTCAAGTTCCTTCTCACCGTTAATCGTGATCTTGATCTTGCCCGAAGGCATCAGTTTTGCCTTAGCGAATAATAATACTGAAGTTAATAGCAATACTACTACTAAGAAAACTGCAATTGTAATTATGATAACTTGACCCATAGTATTTGTTGAGTTATAAAGTTCTTAATTAAAATCCTAGGAAACCTAAGAATGCTAATCCCATCAATCCTGTAAGTATAAATGCCATACCTACACCTCTAACTGGTGCTGGAACATGTGAATACTTGATTTTCTCCCGAATGGCGGCAATAAGCACGATGGCGATGAACCATCCAAATCCTGCACCTAATCCGTAGGATGTTGCTTCTCCAATGTCAACAAATTGCTTTTGCTGCATAAACAAAGCACCTCCTAGAATCGCACAGTTTACAGCGATCAATGGCAAGAAGATCCCCAATGCTCCGTAAAGCGAGGGAGAGAATTTCTCTACCAACATTTCAACCAACTGCACGATAGAGGCAATTACGGCAATAAACATGATGAAACTCAAGAAGCTTAAATCATATTGAGCATATTCTTCTCCTAACCATGATAAAGCCCCTTCCTGCAAAACATACGTATCTAGTAAATAGTTAACTGGAATGGTAACTCCCAATACAAAGATCACTGCAGCTCCTAATCCAACAGCTGTCTTAACTGTTTTTGATACCGCCAGATATGAACACATTCCGAAGAAGAATGTAAAGATCATATTGTCGATAAATGCTGCTCTATAAAATATATCGAAATAATTCATTTTCTTTCTTTTTACTGCAGTTTATAATTAAGCTTCAATCAGTTTCGGGTTTCTCACTTTCTGTACCCAGATGATAATTGCCACAATCACCAAAGAGGATGGAGGCAATAGCATGATACCAATGTTCTCATAACCGAAATCGTACATAGCATCAGGAACAACCTGGAATCCAAATAGTTTTCCTGATCCAAACAATTCTTTGAAGAATGCCGTGATCAAAAGAATGATTCCATAACCTAATCCGTTTCCTAGTCCATCTAAAGCTGAAGGCCAAGGCTTGTTTCCTAACGCAAAAGCTTCCAAACGTCCCATAATGATACAGTTGGTAATGATCAGTCCGACAAAAACTCCGATTTGTTTCCAGACATCGTAGACAT
This genomic interval carries:
- a CDS encoding helix-turn-helix domain-containing protein, whose protein sequence is MKVEQITSRADYDKVMKQIEKLLQKATKLGGFEKLSKDDRTNLAQWSAMAEQFEDDIPLMPMKAPKSLAEMLRYKMYEKGWRQKQLAAILDISEASISGLLSGRRKLSIDLARKLHSKLDIDAHFLLMSA
- a CDS encoding type II toxin-antitoxin system HigB family toxin, translated to MVIISKAILVEFGIKHADAIEPLNRWYELTKKADWKNRPEMKKTFNSVDAVGNDRYVFNIKGNDYRLVTMIFFDIRTIYIRFIGTHSEYDRIDCATV
- a CDS encoding REP-associated tyrosine transposase; its protein translation is MSRNWRVYNQNGLHFVSFAVVGWIDVFTRASYKEILIDSFKYCQEHKGLELYSWCIMSNHVHFIGKAKEGFELSNILRDFKRHTSKQVIKAIQENPQESRKEWMLSIFKKSGEHNSNNTTYQFWRQDNKPIELYKAETIDIKMNYIHNNPVEDGYVEKAEDYLYSSARDYAGMQGKLKIEGVE
- a CDS encoding RHS repeat domain-containing protein — its product is MINEALKYRCISDDVYRYGFNGMERDDEEKGAGNSINYKYRMHDPRLGRFFAVDPLVSEYPWNSPYAFSENSVVAFVELEGLERYYAANGSLIGQYGDNPQVRIIRSDGVEKKARAYFNGDARKEIFMKRDVLDRSVRFSLGNLAEKQNVATEIFEEMGYSRFLMENNKIDIITEGGSCYCFGPSKPMQIEIGGGSSNYFTIVNILTKEVTHMSDYHLGTNNNYIRELNGVIRAMEDESFAKSDIGHQEKMLRDAAGWMFYLKNDQLYEKKFEEELGKGPQTIKYEEHVERVKAIGVDFDWSGQLSKMKEMGGNHIAGQGTLKNIKLNENYEGDYNKE
- the nqrF gene encoding NADH:ubiquinone reductase (Na(+)-transporting) subunit F, with amino-acid sequence MGQVIIITIAVFLVVVLLLTSVLLFAKAKLMPSGKIKITINGEKELEVDGGGTLLSTLGNAGIYLPSACGGGGTCIQCTCHVLKGGGSILPTEEPHFSRKEIASGMRLGCQVKVKEDMEIEVEEEVLGIKEWEAEVVSNYNVATFIKEFIVEIPEDMDYKAGGYIQIKIPPCEVKYEEMDITAHPQDHPGEPDKFKKDWDKFGLWPLVMKNTEEVVRAYSMASYPAEGRRIMLNVRVATPPWDRANNTWMKVNPGIASSYIFNLKVGDKATISGPYGEFFINHSDAEMLYIGGGAGMAPMRSHLYELFKTLKTDRKVTYWYGGRSRAELFYIHYFRDLEKEFPNFKFYLVLSDALPEDNWVEKKDIHDEEGDGFVGFVHQAVIDQYLTKHEAPEDIEFYFCGPPMMNDAVVKMCDEWGVPPENVRFDDFGG
- the nqrE gene encoding NADH:ubiquinone reductase (Na(+)-transporting) subunit E, whose translation is MNYFDIFYRAAFIDNMIFTFFFGMCSYLAVSKTVKTAVGLGAAVIFVLGVTIPVNYLLDTYVLQEGALSWLGEEYAQYDLSFLSFIMFIAVIASIVQLVEMLVEKFSPSLYGALGIFLPLIAVNCAILGGALFMQQKQFVDIGEATSYGLGAGFGWFIAIVLIAAIREKIKYSHVPAPVRGVGMAFILTGLMGLAFLGFLGF
- a CDS encoding NADH:ubiquinone reductase (Na(+)-transporting) subunit D, whose amino-acid sequence is MSATAREPLFSAKNKKLLSDPLNDNNPVTIQVLGICSALAVTVQMKGAFVMTLAVIFVLIVGNVVVSLMRNAIPPRIRIIVQLVVVAMLVIVVDQVLKAYVYDVWKQIGVFVGLIITNCIIMGRLEAFALGNKPWPSALDGLGNGLGYGIILLITAFFKELFGSGKLFGFQVVPDAMYDFGYENIGIMLLPPSSLVIVAIIIWVQKVRNPKLIEA